A genomic stretch from Hydrogenimonas urashimensis includes:
- a CDS encoding acetyltransferase: MTRRLILVGGGGHCKAVIDVVEKQGLYTIAGILDRPENVGGSVLGYEIIGTDEDIKRLAKKGYTFLVTVGQIDTPRTRINIYERILEVSKNLATVVSPLAHVSAYARIGRGSVVMHHALVNAGAVIGENCIVNSKALIEHDAVVEAHSHISTGAILNGGTVVREGTFFGSGAVSREYAKTKPFDFIKAGTLFKGDLRG, from the coding sequence ATGACACGGCGGTTGATACTGGTTGGCGGAGGAGGTCACTGCAAAGCGGTTATCGACGTCGTGGAAAAGCAGGGACTTTATACGATCGCCGGGATTCTCGATCGTCCTGAAAACGTTGGAGGTTCCGTTTTGGGATATGAAATCATCGGAACGGACGAGGATATCAAGAGATTGGCGAAGAAGGGATATACTTTTCTCGTGACGGTCGGTCAGATCGATACACCCCGTACGCGCATAAATATTTACGAACGCATTTTGGAAGTGTCGAAGAATCTCGCGACAGTAGTTTCTCCTTTGGCCCATGTCTCTGCATATGCGCGAATCGGGCGCGGGAGTGTCGTCATGCATCATGCTCTTGTGAACGCCGGCGCCGTAATAGGAGAGAACTGCATTGTCAATTCCAAAGCGCTCATAGAGCACGATGCCGTGGTTGAAGCACATTCGCATATCTCCACAGGTGCCATACTCAACGGCGGAACGGTCGTGCGAGAGGGGACTTTTTTTGGCAGCGGTGCTGTCAGCAGGGAGTATGCAAAGACAAAACCTTTCGATTTCATCAAAGCGGGGACGCTTTTTAAAGGAGATCTTCGTGGATAG
- the neuB gene encoding N-acetylneuraminate synthase — MDRVFIIAEAGVNHNGSVELAEKMVDAAAEAGADAVKFQTFRAEKLVTPKAQKAAYQQKNTETSEFQLTMLKKLEFDEIAHRQLIGRCRKKGIMFLSTPFDHESIDMLNNLGLEIFKIPSGEITNLPYLRHIGSLKKRVILSTGMADIGEIEDALDILESAGTSRENITVLHANTMYPTPMEDVNLKAMQTIACTFGCEMGYSDHTLGIEVPIAAVAMGAKVIEKHFTLDRSMEGPDHRASLEPQELEAMIKAIRNIEKALGSGIKKPSPSERPNIEAARKSIVAARPIDKGERFSEENLAVKRPGSGMNPMRWDEIIGTIAQKDYRTDETL, encoded by the coding sequence GTGGATAGGGTCTTTATCATTGCCGAAGCGGGTGTCAACCACAACGGGTCGGTGGAATTGGCCGAAAAAATGGTCGATGCGGCGGCGGAAGCGGGAGCCGACGCCGTGAAGTTTCAGACATTCAGGGCAGAAAAGCTTGTCACGCCAAAGGCCCAAAAAGCGGCGTATCAGCAGAAAAATACCGAAACATCGGAATTTCAGTTGACGATGCTCAAAAAGTTGGAGTTCGATGAAATTGCGCACCGGCAGCTTATCGGGCGTTGTCGAAAAAAAGGTATCATGTTTCTATCGACCCCTTTCGATCATGAGAGCATCGATATGCTCAACAATCTGGGTCTTGAAATATTCAAAATTCCAAGCGGAGAGATCACCAACCTTCCCTATTTACGACATATCGGCTCACTGAAAAAAAGAGTGATTCTCTCTACCGGAATGGCCGATATCGGCGAGATCGAGGATGCGCTTGATATACTCGAATCGGCCGGAACGTCCAGGGAAAACATTACGGTTTTGCATGCCAATACGATGTATCCGACCCCGATGGAGGATGTCAATCTCAAGGCGATGCAGACCATTGCCTGTACATTCGGATGCGAGATGGGATACAGTGATCATACACTGGGTATTGAAGTACCCATTGCCGCGGTTGCGATGGGGGCCAAAGTGATCGAAAAGCACTTCACCCTCGACAGGTCGATGGAAGGGCCCGACCATAGAGCGTCGCTGGAACCCCAGGAGCTTGAAGCGATGATAAAAGCGATTCGGAATATCGAGAAGGCATTGGGGAGCGGTATCAAAAAACCGAGCCCCAGTGAAAGACCCAATATAGAGGCGGCAAGAAAGTCGATCGTCGCAGCGAGGCCGATCGACAAAGGAGAGCGATTCAGCGAAGAGAATCTTGCCGTGAAGCGCCCGGGCTCAGGGATGAACCCCATGCGGTGGGATGAAATCATCGGAACGATCGCCCAAAAAGATTACCGAACGGACGAGACGCTATGA
- the neuC gene encoding UDP-N-acetylglucosamine 2-epimerase, with the protein MKKRKVCVVTGTRAEYGLFYPVMKAIRASRKLSLQLVATTMHLSPEFGLTYREIEEDGFKVDATVENLLCADTRSSVAKSTALATMQLSDIFRRLEPDIVLLLGDRYETLGAATAALLMNIPIAHIHGGEITEGAVDEQIRHAITKMSYLHFAATEVYRKRIIQMGENPKRVFNVGAPGIDNIVTMDLPTKDELEKELQWRFAYPSALFTYHPVTLECDSAEEQIDTILQQLERVGLSVLFTYANADAQGSIINRKIETFCQKDPVRYKVVKNLGQRRYLAAMNYADVVVGNSSSGIIEAASFKKPVVNIGERQKGRIQSGNVVNCKIENLESALRKALSEEHVKKCQTLSNRYGDGNTAQRIVSTLESAEFSTRKTFYETKGLR; encoded by the coding sequence ATGAAAAAGAGAAAAGTGTGTGTCGTAACCGGTACACGGGCCGAGTATGGGCTTTTCTATCCTGTCATGAAAGCGATCAGGGCTTCTAGAAAACTTTCACTTCAGTTGGTAGCCACGACGATGCACCTCTCCCCCGAATTCGGTCTGACATATCGAGAGATAGAAGAGGATGGGTTCAAAGTTGACGCGACCGTAGAAAATCTGCTTTGTGCCGATACTAGATCGTCCGTTGCCAAATCGACAGCTCTTGCGACGATGCAACTTTCGGACATTTTTCGCAGATTGGAACCGGATATCGTTTTGCTTCTGGGTGACCGTTACGAAACACTCGGTGCAGCGACAGCCGCTCTGCTGATGAACATACCGATCGCCCATATCCATGGCGGTGAAATAACCGAAGGCGCAGTGGATGAGCAGATACGTCACGCCATAACGAAAATGAGTTATCTGCACTTTGCAGCGACCGAAGTGTATCGGAAGCGTATCATTCAAATGGGAGAGAACCCCAAGAGGGTTTTCAACGTCGGTGCACCCGGTATCGACAACATCGTTACGATGGATCTTCCGACAAAAGATGAACTGGAAAAGGAGCTTCAATGGCGATTTGCATACCCGAGCGCTCTTTTTACCTATCACCCCGTCACATTAGAGTGTGATTCTGCAGAGGAGCAGATAGATACGATATTGCAACAGTTGGAACGAGTCGGCCTGTCTGTTTTGTTTACCTATGCCAATGCCGACGCGCAAGGGAGTATCATCAATCGCAAAATTGAGACCTTCTGCCAAAAGGACCCTGTTCGCTACAAGGTGGTTAAAAATCTTGGACAACGTCGCTATCTCGCCGCTATGAACTATGCAGATGTCGTGGTCGGCAACAGTTCCAGTGGTATCATTGAAGCTGCAAGTTTCAAAAAACCGGTGGTCAATATCGGTGAACGACAGAAGGGACGTATACAAAGTGGCAATGTTGTCAACTGCAAAATAGAAAATCTCGAATCGGCCCTTCGAAAGGCACTCTCTGAAGAGCACGTGAAAAAATGCCAGACATTATCGAATCGCTACGGGGACGGAAATACGGCCCAACGCATCGTTTCAACTCTCGAATCGGCCGAATTTTCCACGCGGAAAACATTTTACGAAACAAAGGGACTCCGATGA
- a CDS encoding nucleotidyltransferase family protein, translating to MKNVESVKLSPDATIRDALEIIDRGAMKIAVVVDEEGYLLGTITDGDIRRAILSGSNLDDTIEYIYFKSPTVIRPDTSRDAIINLCAINKIYQIPIVDETGRVIGIEILDRLLMPRQYPNKVILMVGGLGTRLRPLTENTPKPMLHVGGKPILHTIVERFASYGFTDIVMCVNYKSRMIKEYFGDGHRFGVHIEYVEEKERMGTAGALSLLPERPKDSFFVMNGDLLTSVNFEHMLEFHQANRATATMCVREYDFQVPFGVVNIEGAQIRSIVEKPVQRFFVNAGIYLLEPSCLDLVPKGQFYDMPTLFETLIEKDEKVVSFPLREYWLDIGRIEEYERANQEYDEVFDESEEK from the coding sequence ATGAAAAATGTAGAATCTGTTAAACTCTCTCCTGATGCGACGATACGTGATGCACTCGAGATTATCGACCGTGGTGCCATGAAGATCGCCGTGGTTGTTGACGAAGAGGGATACCTTCTGGGTACAATTACCGACGGAGATATCCGTCGCGCCATACTGTCCGGAAGCAATCTCGACGACACGATCGAGTATATCTACTTCAAAAGTCCCACTGTCATCCGTCCCGATACGAGCCGTGATGCCATCATCAACCTGTGTGCGATCAATAAAATCTATCAGATTCCGATCGTCGATGAAACGGGGAGGGTGATCGGAATCGAAATTCTTGACAGACTTCTGATGCCCAGGCAATATCCCAACAAAGTTATATTGATGGTGGGAGGCCTGGGGACGCGGTTGCGCCCTTTGACGGAGAATACACCCAAACCGATGCTCCATGTGGGAGGCAAACCCATCCTTCACACGATTGTGGAACGTTTCGCCTCTTACGGGTTTACCGATATCGTCATGTGCGTCAACTACAAATCGAGAATGATCAAAGAGTATTTCGGCGATGGTCATCGCTTCGGTGTGCATATCGAGTATGTAGAAGAGAAGGAGCGTATGGGAACGGCCGGGGCGCTGAGTCTTCTTCCCGAGCGTCCGAAAGATTCGTTTTTTGTGATGAACGGGGATCTGCTCACCAGTGTCAATTTCGAACACATGCTCGAGTTTCACCAGGCCAATCGGGCAACGGCGACCATGTGCGTCAGGGAGTACGATTTCCAGGTCCCTTTCGGGGTCGTCAACATCGAAGGAGCGCAAATCCGTTCCATTGTCGAAAAACCCGTCCAACGTTTTTTCGTCAATGCCGGCATCTATCTGCTGGAGCCCTCCTGTCTTGATCTGGTTCCAAAAGGTCAATTTTACGATATGCCCACCCTTTTTGAAACATTGATAGAAAAAGATGAAAAAGTGGTATCTTTTCCATTGAGGGAGTATTGGCTCGACATCGGTCGCATCGAAGAATATGAAAGGGCCAATCAGGAATATGATGAGGTTTTCGATGAATCGGAAGAAAAATAG
- a CDS encoding cytidylyltransferase domain-containing protein → MNRKKNRYVAVIPARKGSRRLYGKNMLKIAGKPMVQWSIEAALESKSIDRIVVSSDDKKVLELAKRLGAETIERPAHLATDTATTFDTVAHAIRSLEELPEYTVLLQPTSPLRSARHVDEAIALLEEREADGVISVCETEHSPLWSNILPEDGSMQGFLKEEILNKRGQDLPAYYRLNGAIYVIQSRKLLETGSFFLKEHLYAYIMERESSVDVDSRVDFLVADYLLKNRTVSPHEQF, encoded by the coding sequence ATGAATCGGAAGAAAAATAGATACGTGGCCGTGATACCGGCAAGAAAAGGGAGTCGGCGGCTTTATGGAAAAAATATGCTGAAAATCGCCGGCAAACCGATGGTGCAGTGGAGTATCGAAGCGGCTTTAGAATCGAAATCGATAGACCGAATCGTCGTGAGCAGTGACGACAAAAAGGTGCTAGAGCTTGCAAAACGGCTCGGTGCAGAAACAATCGAAAGGCCTGCACACCTCGCCACGGACACCGCCACAACGTTCGATACGGTAGCCCATGCGATTCGATCCTTGGAAGAACTCCCCGAATATACGGTACTTCTTCAGCCTACGTCACCTCTAAGGAGCGCCCGCCATGTGGACGAAGCCATCGCACTGCTCGAAGAGAGGGAAGCCGATGGTGTCATATCGGTCTGTGAAACGGAACATTCCCCCCTGTGGAGCAATATACTGCCCGAAGACGGTTCGATGCAGGGATTTTTGAAAGAAGAGATTCTGAACAAACGTGGTCAGGATCTTCCTGCCTATTACAGGCTCAACGGTGCTATCTATGTGATTCAGAGTCGAAAACTGCTGGAAACCGGAAGTTTCTTTCTCAAAGAGCATCTTTATGCATATATTATGGAACGGGAATCCTCTGTCGACGTCGATTCAAGAGTCGATTTTCTCGTAGCCGACTACCTGCTGAAAAACAGGACAGTTTCACCCCATGAGCAATTTTGA
- a CDS encoding motility associated factor glycosyltransferase family protein has protein sequence MQSVEQEAMTRFMKNLSFFQARHPDLYQKLAAFDNAVEHGHYVTRYELEYKEEGYFDVFEKESGNWLYGMDSNKHADVIADSIDYSKEGNLFETFREIPLDEEKVKFYESLPLTDTALSTIAPVVYYANQIAGKDTTMKKIYKFIFFGTGLGLHLRKIHEKIDATVYLIVEDDLELFRLSLFVTDYEALTSHNAVLFFSIFDDDETFRYKSYAFLREMFPYNHYIKYFLLLSHDTEKVKIFHSAVISQDYLKFPHSAVMEVYLRPYRYLAEDYRFIDIGRVSECALFENKPVLILGAGPSLERNIDWVRTNQERFVIVSVTAVMALLERHNVKPDILVHVDGFEASMKHLEKVQSMNFFSDTILLFASFAYPPFTKAFKKENIYIFQAAAKVKEEFSQLTASNVGIMTYALGLMFGTHEMYTLGLDLALDSESGATHTTDHVHAKKLDIDHAMELEESVKYHESVVWTKGNFEEEVPSVPAFVSALMELRGIAAQLQKSGQKIYNLSCGAYIQGSEPMPIENVHVDSLGKMDKSELKNEIVKCFDANSSIRLTENEIEMIKKRIEHGKNILALLEAFKLKKFSSIDIYHYELLGLMIDILAEESKEEAVDTNGVISVYIQMVGSYVFDFINTREVDNPKKHVKKLNRLFMTQFIRLVEYYVDFLENFLKNYLRH, from the coding sequence ATGCAATCTGTCGAACAGGAAGCGATGACGAGATTCATGAAAAATCTAAGCTTTTTTCAGGCCCGTCATCCGGATCTCTACCAAAAGCTGGCAGCGTTTGACAATGCCGTTGAGCATGGCCACTATGTGACCCGATATGAACTTGAATACAAAGAAGAGGGTTATTTCGATGTTTTCGAAAAAGAGAGTGGCAATTGGCTGTATGGGATGGATAGCAACAAACATGCTGACGTGATAGCTGACAGCATCGATTATTCCAAAGAGGGTAACCTCTTCGAAACCTTCAGAGAGATTCCGCTTGATGAAGAGAAAGTCAAATTTTACGAATCGCTTCCTTTGACCGATACAGCGCTTTCTACGATCGCTCCTGTTGTCTATTATGCCAATCAGATAGCGGGAAAAGATACGACAATGAAAAAGATCTACAAATTCATCTTTTTCGGAACGGGACTCGGTCTACATTTGAGAAAAATCCACGAAAAAATCGATGCGACAGTCTATCTGATTGTGGAAGATGATCTCGAGCTTTTTAGGCTATCGCTTTTTGTGACCGATTATGAAGCGTTGACAAGTCATAATGCCGTTCTTTTTTTCTCGATTTTCGACGACGATGAGACGTTTCGCTACAAATCCTATGCCTTTTTGCGGGAGATGTTTCCCTACAATCATTACATCAAGTATTTTCTGCTTTTGAGTCATGATACTGAAAAAGTGAAAATCTTTCACAGTGCTGTCATTTCACAGGATTATCTCAAATTCCCCCACTCTGCAGTGATGGAAGTATACCTGCGCCCATACAGGTATCTGGCGGAGGATTACCGTTTTATCGATATAGGCAGGGTCAGTGAATGTGCCTTGTTCGAAAACAAACCGGTGCTGATACTGGGAGCCGGACCTTCGCTGGAGAGAAATATCGATTGGGTGAGAACCAATCAGGAACGTTTCGTTATCGTTTCTGTGACGGCAGTGATGGCTTTGCTTGAAAGACATAATGTCAAGCCTGATATTTTGGTTCATGTTGACGGTTTCGAAGCAAGTATGAAGCATTTAGAGAAGGTGCAGTCGATGAACTTTTTCTCCGATACCATATTGCTGTTTGCTTCGTTTGCCTATCCTCCTTTCACAAAAGCTTTCAAAAAGGAGAATATCTATATTTTCCAGGCGGCTGCGAAGGTCAAGGAGGAGTTTTCACAATTGACCGCTTCCAATGTAGGCATCATGACCTATGCGCTGGGGCTGATGTTCGGAACACATGAAATGTACACACTGGGTCTCGACCTAGCGCTCGATTCCGAGTCGGGAGCCACGCATACCACAGACCACGTTCATGCCAAAAAACTCGATATAGACCATGCGATGGAGCTGGAAGAGTCCGTGAAATACCATGAAAGTGTCGTGTGGACAAAAGGAAACTTCGAAGAAGAGGTTCCAAGCGTTCCGGCGTTTGTAAGTGCGTTGATGGAACTCAGGGGGATAGCCGCCCAGCTTCAAAAGAGTGGGCAAAAGATTTACAATCTCTCTTGCGGTGCATATATCCAGGGCAGTGAGCCGATGCCCATAGAAAATGTTCATGTCGATTCGCTGGGGAAAATGGACAAATCAGAGCTTAAAAACGAGATTGTGAAGTGTTTTGACGCAAATTCTTCCATCAGATTGACGGAAAACGAAATCGAAATGATAAAAAAACGCATCGAACACGGAAAGAATATTCTTGCGCTTCTTGAGGCATTCAAATTGAAAAAATTCAGTTCCATCGACATCTATCATTACGAATTGCTGGGATTGATGATCGATATTCTTGCAGAAGAGAGCAAGGAGGAAGCGGTCGATACGAACGGGGTTATATCGGTCTATATTCAGATGGTCGGCAGCTACGTGTTCGATTTTATCAATACGCGGGAAGTGGACAATCCTAAAAAACATGTCAAGAAACTCAACAGACTTTTTATGACCCAATTTATAAGGCTGGTTGAATATTATGTCGATTTTTTGGAGAATTTTTTGAAGAACTATTTACGGCATTGA
- a CDS encoding flagellin encodes MGFRINTNVGAMNAHMYSTFNNRNLDNSLARLSSGLRINKAADDSAGLAIADKLKAQSNGLGQAIRNGNDAIGLIQTADGALQEYTQIVQRIRTLAVEAANDTQDSASRSYIQTEVNRLISSASFINSQTKFNGKTLFTDSSFTFHIGAYANETTKTTIDSMTASNVIGTAGVSTQSAAEATISAMDSALKTIDTLRAKLGAAQNQVESTIRNISVAQVNVTAAESQIRDVDFAQESANFNKYNILAQSGSYAMSQANAVQQNVLRLLQ; translated from the coding sequence ATGGGATTTCGAATCAACACGAACGTAGGTGCGATGAATGCACACATGTACTCCACATTCAATAACAGGAATCTGGACAATTCCCTGGCACGATTGAGTTCGGGTCTGCGTATCAACAAGGCAGCGGACGATTCTGCCGGATTGGCGATCGCCGACAAACTGAAAGCGCAGAGCAACGGTCTCGGTCAGGCCATTCGAAACGGAAACGACGCAATTGGTCTTATCCAGACTGCCGACGGTGCCCTTCAGGAATATACGCAAATCGTACAGCGAATCCGTACGCTTGCCGTCGAAGCTGCGAACGACACGCAAGACAGCGCTTCCAGAAGCTACATTCAAACCGAAGTCAACCGTTTGATCAGTTCGGCGAGTTTCATCAACTCTCAGACAAAATTCAACGGCAAAACTCTCTTCACCGATAGCTCTTTCACGTTCCATATCGGTGCATATGCCAATGAAACGACCAAAACGACCATCGACAGTATGACAGCAAGCAATGTCATCGGTACAGCCGGCGTCAGCACACAGTCCGCTGCGGAAGCCACCATTTCGGCCATGGACAGTGCATTGAAGACAATCGATACACTCCGTGCGAAACTCGGTGCGGCACAAAACCAGGTTGAATCGACCATTCGCAATATTTCCGTTGCGCAGGTCAACGTAACCGCTGCAGAATCCCAGATTCGCGATGTCGATTTCGCTCAAGAGTCTGCGAACTTCAACAAATACAACATTCTCGCCCAGTCAGGCAGTTACGCCATGAGTCAGGCCAATGCCGTACAGCAGAATGTCTTGAGGCTCCTGCAGTAG
- the fliD gene encoding flagellar filament capping protein FliD, producing the protein MALGTTSFIGLGSGGALSYDIIDKLREVDEKAIIEPLDKKIESGQNKEQVFQDILSKLHDLQNTLFDIAGPTLYGSRKIDITGSDIEATVTDGAPVQDVNIMVKQLATADIKQTKGFASEDSVVTDTDTDMTISIDGEDTTFTVSAGTTLKELKAQIAGEMDGKLTVTLLNTGAGDTPYELILKTRETGSANAMAFSFGGGNDFLDLTSSNASLQDAQDAIVNIDGVDVTRSGNSITDAISGVTFTLNQVSTATNRISVTQDNDAVADKVQDFVDKYNEIMTNLKNVTKYDADSEEAGVFQGDSTVGALKRQISTIVMEIAPNGKALNEFGIDVDRYGKMSFDRSTFIDALQKDPDTIQETFAGTTDDAGVMAHLKNYLDDVTKYGGLLSKYDEFLKNGISELEERKEKAIERLDNKYEIMAKQFMAYDAMIAKMNASFNNLATMIEAQAAAAKK; encoded by the coding sequence ATGGCGCTTGGAACGACCAGTTTCATCGGTCTCGGAAGCGGTGGAGCGCTCAGCTATGATATTATCGACAAACTCCGGGAAGTCGACGAAAAGGCGATCATCGAGCCGCTGGACAAAAAAATCGAAAGCGGACAGAACAAAGAGCAGGTTTTTCAGGATATCCTGAGCAAACTTCACGATTTGCAGAACACACTGTTTGATATCGCCGGTCCCACTCTCTACGGCAGTCGAAAAATAGATATAACCGGCAGCGATATCGAAGCGACCGTAACAGACGGTGCGCCCGTGCAGGATGTCAATATCATGGTCAAACAGCTTGCCACAGCAGATATCAAGCAAACCAAAGGATTCGCTTCGGAAGACTCTGTCGTGACGGATACGGATACCGACATGACCATCTCCATTGATGGCGAAGATACGACATTTACCGTTTCGGCCGGAACGACTCTCAAAGAATTGAAAGCGCAAATCGCCGGTGAAATGGATGGAAAACTCACTGTCACCCTGCTGAATACGGGTGCCGGAGACACCCCCTATGAGTTGATTCTCAAAACAAGGGAGACGGGTTCGGCCAATGCCATGGCGTTTTCGTTTGGCGGAGGCAACGACTTTCTCGATCTGACATCGTCCAATGCCTCTTTGCAGGATGCGCAGGATGCGATCGTCAATATCGACGGCGTCGATGTGACACGTTCGGGCAACTCCATCACCGACGCCATTTCGGGTGTCACATTCACGCTCAATCAGGTCAGCACGGCAACCAACCGGATTTCGGTCACCCAGGACAACGACGCCGTGGCCGACAAAGTGCAGGATTTCGTCGACAAATACAATGAAATCATGACCAATCTGAAAAATGTCACCAAATATGACGCCGATTCCGAAGAAGCCGGCGTATTCCAGGGTGACAGCACCGTGGGCGCTTTGAAGCGGCAGATCAGTACAATCGTAATGGAAATCGCACCCAACGGCAAAGCTCTCAATGAGTTCGGCATCGACGTGGACCGATACGGAAAGATGAGTTTCGACAGAAGTACGTTCATCGACGCCCTGCAAAAAGATCCCGACACCATTCAGGAGACTTTCGCGGGCACAACAGATGACGCTGGGGTGATGGCCCATCTGAAAAACTATCTTGACGACGTTACAAAATACGGCGGACTTTTGAGTAAATATGACGAATTTCTCAAAAACGGCATCTCCGAACTCGAAGAACGGAAAGAGAAAGCCATCGAGCGCCTCGACAACAAATATGAAATCATGGCCAAACAGTTTATGGCCTACGATGCCATGATCGCAAAAATGAACGCCTCTTTCAACAATCTTGCCACGATGATCGAGGCCCAGGCCGCGGCGGCGAAAAAATAG